One window of Phycisphaeraceae bacterium genomic DNA carries:
- a CDS encoding substrate-binding domain-containing protein, whose amino-acid sequence MKIGLHRKGMLGAALALLTGAGALALMGAGEAPKKTYRIGVIAKSQSNPVFQAARTGALDAGEELSKKLGADVKVEWRTPVNEDAQQQAQYVEQLASQGFDGIAISASDANVLTAAVNSAIDRGVVVITFDSDIPASKRLAYYGINDEEAGRSVMRELAKAMSGKGGKIAILSGNQNATNLNARVKGVKDELATLKDQGFTLKDVYYTKETASDAAALVQQVQTANPDIVGWAMVGGWPLFTQNALDGVYEKAKIVSVDHLPEQLNYIKNGEVAALIGQDCYGWGYESVVMLVDKLNSNKNPDKVINNFKLSVVTKDNVDQYEGLWNKWLRKK is encoded by the coding sequence ATGAAAATCGGCCTGCACAGGAAAGGGATGCTCGGAGCGGCGCTCGCACTCTTGACGGGAGCCGGCGCACTCGCGCTGATGGGCGCGGGCGAAGCCCCCAAGAAGACCTACAGAATCGGCGTCATCGCCAAGAGCCAGAGTAATCCGGTCTTTCAGGCGGCCCGCACCGGCGCGCTCGACGCCGGCGAAGAACTCAGCAAAAAGCTCGGCGCCGATGTGAAAGTCGAATGGCGCACCCCGGTCAACGAGGATGCGCAGCAGCAGGCTCAGTACGTCGAGCAGCTCGCCAGCCAGGGCTTCGACGGTATCGCGATCAGCGCGAGCGACGCGAATGTGCTCACTGCGGCGGTCAACAGCGCGATCGATCGGGGCGTCGTCGTCATCACCTTCGACAGCGATATCCCCGCGAGCAAGCGTCTGGCCTATTACGGAATCAACGACGAAGAAGCCGGCCGATCGGTGATGCGCGAGCTGGCGAAGGCGATGAGCGGCAAGGGCGGCAAGATCGCCATCCTCTCCGGGAATCAGAACGCCACCAACCTCAACGCCCGTGTCAAAGGCGTGAAAGATGAGCTGGCGACCCTGAAGGATCAGGGTTTTACGCTGAAAGACGTGTACTACACCAAGGAGACGGCGAGCGATGCCGCGGCACTGGTGCAGCAGGTGCAGACCGCCAACCCCGACATCGTCGGCTGGGCGATGGTGGGGGGCTGGCCGCTCTTCACGCAGAACGCGCTCGACGGCGTGTATGAGAAGGCGAAGATCGTGTCGGTCGATCACCTTCCGGAGCAGTTGAACTACATCAAGAACGGAGAAGTCGCGGCGCTCATCGGGCAGGATTGCTACGGGTGGGGATACGAGAGCGTGGTCATGCTCGTCGACAAGCTCAATTCCAACAAGAACCCCGACAAAGTGATCAACAACTTCAAGCTGTCGGTGGTGACGAAGGACAACGTGGATCAGTACGAAGGCCTGTGGAACAAGTGGCTGCGAAAGAAGTAA
- a CDS encoding sugar ABC transporter ATP-binding protein, whose amino-acid sequence MDRETPAEQEPTTLLVAEGISKRFGITQALDNVSVSFLRGEVHALMGENGAGKSTLGKVISGLHRQDSGTIRILDAHPDKMRELVPGSIDDAFHAGVRIVHQELAQCPNLSVAENLALHDLPRTRFGLLDRRAMLERAAALVHKLEPAIDVAAPLGTLSPGRRQICQIASALDDRSASGGSAPRVIVFDEPTSSLSIAETERLLEITRRLAQGGITVIYVSHRMGEIFAVCDRVSVLRDGKYVATSRVKDIDEPTLVEQMIGRRLSTPTGKLPSLAAETGHVAAPGSAMLRVFSLSSEKLSNISLEVREREIVGVGGLVGSGRSELLNAIFGLDHSARGRMEVDGEPISGGGPREAIAAGIGYVPEDRRLQGLFFLLGVGENTVMPFMSRLARLIGIRDRGGERRLVSDRFAEFRVKAASAESLPGELSGGNQQKLLIARWMGKNTRVLLLDEPTRGIDVGTKAEIYRLVRGAADAGAAVLLVSSEMPELLALSDRILVMSDGCITGELSGEKMTQSNILKLATVERETVGAGA is encoded by the coding sequence ATGGATCGTGAGACGCCTGCAGAACAGGAACCGACGACGCTGCTCGTCGCCGAAGGAATCTCGAAGCGATTCGGGATCACGCAGGCGCTTGATAACGTGAGCGTGTCGTTTCTTCGCGGCGAGGTGCACGCGCTCATGGGCGAGAACGGCGCCGGCAAGAGCACGCTCGGAAAAGTCATCAGCGGGCTGCACCGCCAGGATAGCGGCACAATTCGAATTCTTGACGCGCATCCCGACAAGATGCGAGAGCTTGTGCCCGGTTCGATCGACGACGCGTTCCACGCGGGCGTCCGCATCGTGCACCAGGAACTTGCCCAGTGCCCGAACCTCTCAGTGGCGGAGAACCTGGCGCTGCACGATCTGCCCCGCACGCGTTTCGGGCTGCTCGATCGACGCGCCATGCTCGAGCGTGCCGCGGCGCTCGTGCACAAGCTCGAGCCCGCGATCGACGTTGCGGCGCCGCTCGGGACGCTCTCGCCCGGGCGCAGGCAGATCTGCCAGATCGCCTCGGCGCTCGACGATCGATCCGCGAGCGGGGGCAGCGCTCCACGCGTGATCGTGTTCGATGAACCCACGAGTTCGCTCTCGATCGCCGAGACGGAAAGGCTTCTCGAGATCACGCGTCGGCTGGCCCAAGGCGGCATCACGGTCATCTACGTCAGCCACCGGATGGGCGAGATCTTCGCGGTGTGCGATCGCGTCAGCGTGCTCCGCGACGGAAAATATGTCGCAACGAGCCGCGTGAAAGACATTGACGAGCCGACGCTGGTCGAACAGATGATCGGGCGGCGATTGAGCACTCCGACCGGGAAGTTGCCCTCGCTGGCCGCGGAAACCGGGCATGTCGCGGCGCCCGGGAGCGCGATGCTCCGCGTCTTTAGCCTCTCATCCGAGAAACTGTCGAACATCTCGCTGGAAGTCAGAGAAAGAGAAATCGTGGGGGTCGGGGGGCTGGTCGGGTCCGGGCGCTCCGAGTTGCTCAACGCGATCTTCGGGCTCGATCACAGTGCGCGCGGCCGAATGGAAGTTGATGGCGAACCAATCTCGGGCGGAGGCCCCCGCGAGGCGATCGCCGCGGGAATCGGCTATGTCCCCGAAGACCGGCGATTGCAGGGTCTTTTCTTTCTGCTGGGGGTGGGCGAGAACACCGTGATGCCGTTCATGTCGAGGCTCGCGCGTCTCATCGGGATCCGCGATCGCGGCGGCGAGCGACGGCTCGTTTCGGATCGGTTCGCCGAGTTCCGTGTGAAGGCGGCGAGCGCGGAGTCGTTGCCCGGCGAGCTGTCGGGCGGTAACCAGCAGAAGCTCCTGATCGCTCGATGGATGGGCAAGAACACCAGGGTTCTGCTGCTCGACGAACCGACGCGCGGGATCGATGTCGGCACCAAGGCAGAGATCTATCGGCTTGTGCGCGGCGCCGCCGACGCCGGGGCCGCGGTGCTGCTGGTTTCGAGCGAAATGCCCGAGTTGCTCGCGCTCTCCGACCGAATCCTAGTCATGAGCGACGGGTGCATTACGGGCGAACTTTCCGGCGAGAAGATGACGCAGTCCAATATTCTCAAGTTGGCTACGGTCGAGCGGGAAACGGTCGGGGCGGGTGCGTGA
- a CDS encoding DUF5110 domain-containing protein, translating into MRKAGSVKGRLVRVLGAALILSAGAAASAAELAAVIAGPIGKGVYCYFADAEAQKNALPSLAMEKARPAIGAASGSMPEAPRFETQGEKTIIRIAVAPNTSLYGTGSVAGPVLRNGRTVTLWNTDAYGYDDTNPSLYQSHPWILAVAPDGKSKGILIDCSYRMTIAMPSLGGGDIVVTVDGGPKPPVIMIERDTPQDVVKALAELTGTITLPPKWALGYHQCRYSYNPDTKVKEIADGFRSRKIPLDVIWMDIDYMDKFRIFTFDKSQFPDPKGLNTYLHGKGVHNVWMIDPGVAADKSKFGPEGYFVFEQAMAGNHPVQRADGSTFFGEVWPGKCVFPDYTRKETREWWGGLYKDFMANGIDGIWNDMNEPAVFNVPSKTMPEDNLHRADADLGGNGPHLRYHNVYGMFMVKASREGIMKANPDKRPFVLSRANFLGGHRYAATWTGDNSANWYHLENSVPMALNMGMSGQPFAGPDIGGFAGNGPKGGEGKLFARWMGFGAMMPFARGHTGKGNIDKEPWSFGPEVESTCRDAINRRMRFMPYLYTLFQEASVDGLPVIRPAYWADLSNPALRSEDDAFLLGSDLLIVPDMVPDRSRVSAMPRGNWAKFDFTKSDSPEKADPDLPKLYVRPGAIVPTGQVMQFVDEKPVEATLIVNLDENGKAIGTMYEDAGDGWGYKKGEYLRTTYSAERKGDEVIVKVVKTEGEMKRPVRNVAVRLVGGAGEAAGKGKDGDEIRIKTK; encoded by the coding sequence ATGCGGAAAGCAGGAAGCGTGAAGGGTCGGCTTGTTCGAGTACTCGGCGCTGCGCTGATTCTTTCGGCAGGCGCGGCGGCTTCGGCAGCGGAGCTGGCCGCGGTAATCGCCGGCCCGATCGGTAAGGGGGTGTATTGCTACTTCGCCGATGCGGAGGCTCAGAAGAACGCGCTGCCGTCGCTCGCGATGGAGAAAGCCCGACCCGCGATCGGCGCGGCGAGCGGATCGATGCCCGAGGCTCCGCGCTTTGAAACGCAAGGCGAGAAGACCATTATTCGCATCGCGGTTGCGCCCAACACGTCGCTGTATGGAACGGGATCGGTCGCAGGTCCGGTTCTGCGCAACGGGCGGACCGTGACTCTCTGGAACACCGACGCGTACGGCTACGACGATACCAATCCGAGTTTGTATCAATCGCATCCGTGGATTCTCGCGGTTGCGCCCGACGGAAAAAGCAAGGGCATTTTGATCGACTGCTCGTATCGCATGACGATCGCGATGCCGAGCCTTGGCGGCGGCGACATTGTCGTGACCGTCGATGGTGGACCGAAACCGCCGGTCATCATGATCGAGCGCGATACGCCGCAGGACGTGGTGAAAGCGCTCGCGGAATTGACGGGAACGATTACACTGCCGCCGAAGTGGGCGCTCGGGTATCACCAGTGCCGCTATTCGTACAACCCGGACACGAAGGTGAAGGAGATTGCGGACGGGTTCCGGTCGCGGAAGATTCCGCTCGATGTCATCTGGATGGACATCGACTACATGGACAAGTTTCGGATCTTCACGTTCGACAAGAGCCAGTTCCCCGATCCGAAGGGATTGAACACCTACTTGCACGGCAAGGGCGTTCACAACGTGTGGATGATCGATCCGGGCGTGGCGGCGGACAAGAGCAAGTTCGGACCCGAGGGGTATTTCGTTTTCGAGCAGGCGATGGCGGGCAATCACCCGGTGCAGCGCGCCGACGGAAGCACGTTCTTCGGCGAGGTGTGGCCCGGCAAGTGTGTGTTCCCGGATTACACGCGGAAAGAAACGCGTGAATGGTGGGGCGGCCTGTACAAAGACTTCATGGCGAACGGGATCGACGGGATCTGGAACGACATGAACGAGCCGGCGGTGTTCAACGTTCCGAGCAAGACGATGCCGGAAGACAACCTGCACCGCGCGGACGCGGATCTCGGCGGGAACGGGCCGCATCTCCGGTATCACAACGTGTACGGAATGTTCATGGTAAAGGCGAGCCGCGAAGGGATTATGAAGGCGAACCCGGACAAGCGGCCGTTCGTGCTGAGCCGCGCGAATTTCCTGGGTGGACACAGGTACGCGGCGACGTGGACTGGCGACAACAGCGCGAACTGGTATCACCTTGAAAACTCGGTGCCGATGGCGCTCAACATGGGCATGAGCGGTCAACCGTTCGCGGGGCCGGATATCGGCGGATTTGCGGGTAACGGACCGAAGGGAGGCGAAGGAAAGCTCTTTGCGCGCTGGATGGGATTCGGCGCGATGATGCCGTTTGCGCGCGGGCACACGGGCAAGGGGAACATCGACAAGGAGCCGTGGTCGTTCGGGCCGGAAGTTGAGAGCACGTGCCGCGACGCGATCAATCGGCGGATGAGGTTCATGCCTTACCTGTACACGCTGTTCCAGGAGGCGAGTGTCGACGGGTTGCCGGTGATTCGGCCGGCGTATTGGGCGGATTTGTCGAACCCGGCGCTGCGGAGCGAAGATGACGCGTTCCTGCTCGGGAGCGACCTGTTGATCGTGCCGGACATGGTGCCGGATCGCTCGCGCGTGAGCGCGATGCCGCGGGGGAATTGGGCGAAGTTTGACTTCACGAAGAGCGATTCGCCCGAGAAGGCGGACCCGGATTTGCCGAAGTTGTACGTGCGTCCGGGCGCGATCGTGCCGACGGGGCAGGTGATGCAGTTTGTGGATGAGAAGCCGGTCGAGGCGACGCTGATCGTCAATCTTGATGAGAACGGCAAGGCGATCGGCACGATGTACGAGGACGCCGGCGATGGATGGGGATACAAGAAGGGCGAGTACCTTCGAACAACCTATTCGGCGGAGCGCAAGGGCGATGAAGTGATTGTCAAGGTCGTAAAGACCGAGGGCGAGATGAAGCGGCCGGTGCGGAATGTGGCTGTCCGGCTTGTGGGCGGTGCCGGGGAAGCGGCGGGCAAAGGCAAGGACGGCGACGAGATCAGGATCAAGACGAAGTAA
- a CDS encoding SRPBCC family protein: MRSSSDRIEKQIEIRSSVDRIWKALTDHREFGAWFGVALEGPFVAGKKTHGRITYPGYEHLVFKVEVVALKPMEYFAFRWHPYAINPKVDYSAETPTLVEFHLQPKNDGVLLRVTESGFDKVPAHRRDEAFRMNSGGWEIQVNNIREYIDNERA, translated from the coding sequence ATGAGATCGTCGAGCGACCGGATAGAGAAGCAGATCGAGATAAGGTCCTCGGTTGATAGGATCTGGAAAGCGCTGACGGACCACCGGGAGTTCGGTGCGTGGTTCGGTGTCGCGCTCGAGGGGCCGTTTGTCGCGGGCAAAAAGACGCACGGACGCATCACCTATCCAGGCTATGAGCACCTGGTGTTCAAAGTCGAAGTAGTCGCGTTGAAGCCGATGGAGTACTTTGCGTTCCGTTGGCATCCGTACGCGATCAACCCGAAAGTGGATTATTCGGCCGAAACGCCGACGCTTGTCGAGTTTCATCTCCAGCCAAAGAACGACGGCGTCTTGCTGCGGGTCACCGAATCAGGCTTCGACAAAGTGCCGGCCCACCGACGCGATGAGGCGTTCCGGATGAACTCGGGCGGCTGGGAGATTCAGGTGAACAACATTCGGGAGTACATCGACAATGAGCGAGCGTGA
- a CDS encoding helix-turn-helix transcriptional regulator, protein MSERDVLRDVRRRVRVFAALGDDTRLSILSRLRDGRSMSIAALSKGRSVTRQSVSKHLAVLEDAGLVRSVRHGRENRFALVPRAIDDAARSLESISRQWDSALLRLKERTEAEQA, encoded by the coding sequence ATGAGCGAGCGTGATGTGCTCCGAGACGTGCGCCGAAGGGTGCGTGTCTTTGCGGCGCTCGGTGACGACACGCGACTCTCGATTCTTTCGCGGCTTCGGGACGGCCGATCGATGTCGATCGCGGCCCTGTCGAAAGGGAGGAGTGTCACCCGTCAGTCGGTTTCAAAGCATCTGGCAGTCCTTGAGGATGCGGGGCTGGTGCGGAGCGTGAGGCACGGGAGAGAGAATCGATTTGCGCTTGTGCCGCGGGCGATTGACGATGCAGCCCGCTCGCTCGAAAGTATTTCGAGGCAGTGGGATTCTGCGCTGCTCCGGCTGAAGGAGAGAACCGAGGCCGAGCAAGCTTGA
- the gap gene encoding type I glyceraldehyde-3-phosphate dehydrogenase: MAIRVGINGFGRIGRLVYRIGFEQGIEFVAVNDLVPADNLAYLLKYDTMHRQFNVKGAPATISATENSFTVNGFTTKTMAEKDPGKLPWKDIGVNYVLESTGLFTDFEKASLHNQAGAKRTIISAPTKSEPAQVPTLVLGVNHETYDPSKHTVVSNASCTTNCLAPITKVIVDNFGLEEGLMTTIHAATATQPTQDGPSKKDWRGGRNAYQNIIPASTGAAKAVGLAIPAIKGKLTGMSFRVPTADVSAVDLTFKTSKDTSLAEINAAMKTASEGSMKGILGYTDEEVVSSDFVSDRRSSIYDAKAGIELNKRFFKVVSWYDNEAGYAARCVDLIKYIASKDGIK; this comes from the coding sequence ATGGCAATCCGAGTTGGAATCAATGGATTTGGTCGCATCGGCCGCCTTGTCTATCGAATCGGTTTCGAGCAGGGCATCGAGTTCGTCGCGGTGAACGATCTTGTTCCCGCCGACAATCTCGCGTACCTCCTCAAATACGACACGATGCACCGCCAGTTCAATGTCAAAGGTGCGCCGGCCACGATCTCGGCCACAGAGAATTCGTTCACGGTGAACGGATTCACCACCAAGACAATGGCCGAGAAGGACCCCGGCAAACTCCCGTGGAAGGACATTGGTGTCAACTACGTTCTCGAATCTACCGGCCTCTTCACCGACTTCGAGAAAGCCAGCCTGCACAATCAGGCCGGCGCCAAGCGCACGATCATCAGCGCTCCGACCAAGAGCGAACCCGCACAGGTTCCCACGCTCGTTCTGGGCGTCAATCACGAAACCTACGACCCGAGCAAGCACACCGTCGTCAGCAACGCTTCCTGCACGACCAACTGCCTCGCGCCGATCACCAAGGTCATCGTGGACAATTTCGGCCTCGAAGAAGGCCTGATGACCACGATCCACGCCGCGACCGCGACCCAGCCGACGCAGGACGGTCCGTCCAAGAAGGACTGGCGCGGCGGACGCAACGCCTACCAGAACATCATTCCCGCCAGCACGGGCGCCGCGAAGGCCGTCGGCCTCGCGATCCCCGCGATCAAGGGCAAGCTCACCGGCATGTCTTTCCGCGTGCCCACCGCCGACGTTTCCGCCGTCGATCTCACCTTCAAAACGAGCAAGGACACCAGCCTCGCCGAGATCAACGCCGCGATGAAGACCGCAAGCGAAGGCTCGATGAAGGGCATTCTCGGCTACACCGACGAGGAAGTTGTTTCCAGCGACTTCGTCAGCGATCGGCGCTCGTCCATCTACGACGCCAAGGCAGGCATCGAACTCAACAAGCGCTTCTTCAAGGTCGTGAGCTGGTACGACAACGAAGCGGGCTACGCCGCACGCTGCGTGGACCTGATCAAGTACATCGCGAGCAAGGACGGCATCAAGTAA
- a CDS encoding GrpB family protein, which yields MRTRDAALAAEKRFRRERTRIRRRLPGAIIEHVGATSVRAMPTKSDLDIVVRVDSASFSEAERRLLRLYRRNLQSERNSEFASFEDNRSTPPLGVQLVAIGSAHDDFDLIRDQFRVSASCRRSFARIKRRFSGKNMARYRRAKAAALERIAKKEPLATLLAGRRSRTPHPKN from the coding sequence ATGCGCACCCGTGACGCGGCGCTCGCCGCGGAAAAGCGTTTTCGGCGCGAGCGGACCAGGATCCGTCGGCGATTGCCCGGCGCGATCATCGAACACGTCGGTGCAACGTCGGTTCGGGCGATGCCCACCAAGAGCGATCTGGACATCGTGGTTCGCGTGGATTCCGCGTCCTTCTCCGAGGCAGAACGCCGGTTGCTTCGCCTCTATCGCCGCAATCTTCAGAGCGAGCGGAATTCGGAATTCGCATCTTTCGAGGACAACCGCTCGACGCCGCCGCTGGGTGTTCAGCTTGTCGCGATCGGCTCGGCGCATGATGACTTTGATCTCATCCGCGATCAATTCCGCGTGAGCGCCTCTTGCCGTCGCAGCTTCGCCCGAATCAAGCGAAGGTTCTCCGGAAAAAACATGGCCCGCTACCGCCGCGCCAAAGCGGCTGCGCTCGAACGAATCGCGAAAAAAGAGCCCCTGGCGACGCTTCTCGCCGGCAGGCGCTCGCGCACGCCGCACCCGAAAAACTAG
- a CDS encoding CvpA family protein: MSKPGVADKAADATLSEPQAKLRSGLMIAVAAIVLVCIIFGSLPLKVVALVLGLCIIQGLWRGAAELIGIVAGMIFGVLLCRPIGRALEPALTSMTSTSGLSARLISVGLAALIISAIVAIAISLVAKRLLKKRPQLSGMDKFAGGGIGLLEGCFLGLIVLWVPLAMEPVARGQLGAGPGGETPPPNPVAEAVVRFAEEVKDSSLGGVAESTNPMEGAKIFALTSDFALVMRHRKAREHFVASEAMRSLRETPSVQDAIARLEKDPELGAMIRAGDYGPSFVRGVLTSRALLEVFDTTSVVKDLTPQVGQIEIALQEAKKIALEGR; the protein is encoded by the coding sequence ATGTCAAAGCCGGGCGTGGCGGACAAGGCGGCGGACGCGACTCTGAGCGAGCCTCAGGCGAAGCTTCGATCGGGCTTGATGATCGCTGTCGCGGCGATCGTGCTCGTTTGCATCATCTTCGGCTCGCTGCCGCTCAAGGTCGTTGCGCTCGTGCTCGGGCTCTGTATCATTCAAGGACTGTGGCGAGGCGCCGCCGAATTGATCGGCATCGTCGCCGGAATGATTTTCGGTGTTTTGCTTTGCCGCCCCATTGGACGCGCGCTCGAGCCAGCCCTGACTTCGATGACCAGCACCAGCGGACTTTCCGCCCGACTGATCTCCGTTGGCCTGGCGGCACTCATCATTTCAGCGATCGTGGCAATCGCAATCAGCCTGGTCGCAAAGCGATTGCTGAAGAAGCGCCCACAACTCTCGGGGATGGACAAGTTCGCCGGCGGCGGCATCGGGCTGCTGGAGGGCTGCTTCCTCGGCCTGATCGTTCTCTGGGTTCCGCTCGCGATGGAACCCGTCGCGCGCGGACAACTCGGCGCGGGTCCCGGCGGCGAAACCCCGCCGCCAAACCCCGTCGCCGAAGCGGTCGTGCGCTTCGCCGAAGAAGTGAAAGACTCCAGCCTGGGGGGCGTCGCCGAGAGCACGAACCCGATGGAGGGCGCCAAGATCTTCGCTCTCACGAGCGATTTCGCGCTTGTGATGCGTCACCGCAAAGCAAGAGAGCACTTTGTCGCCAGCGAAGCCATGCGCAGTCTTCGCGAAACCCCCAGCGTGCAGGATGCGATCGCCCGGCTTGAAAAGGATCCGGAATTGGGGGCGATGATCCGCGCGGGCGATTACGGCCCGAGCTTCGTCCGGGGCGTACTCACCAGCAGAGCCCTGCTCGAAGTCTTCGACACCACGTCGGTCGTGAAAGATCTGACGCCTCAGGTCGGGCAAATCGAAATCGCGCTGCAGGAAGCAAAGAAGATCGCTCTCGAAGGCCGATGA
- a CDS encoding homogentisate 1,2-dioxygenase, giving the protein MAYYTKLGLLPKKRHVQFRRPDGVLYSEELFGTEGFTGPTSTMYHIHPPTQVAGWKHLYSTKQEYLEQNVMRMRHVMTGGQKSPPKGDAVTGRVVLFGNTDCEMAVCNPAEQMNYHFKNAQGDECIFIHFGTGVVHTMMGTLKFGPKDYIIIPKGVIYKLTWDKRDASKIAQGEPSLENTPFGRILLIETANGSHIGPPRRYVAKETSQFLEHAPYCERDLRLPEMPLTFDEKGDYPVRIKARDMVHEYIYHYHPLDVVGWDGCYYPYIFNIDDFSPITGKLHMPPPIHQTFEAHNFVICSFCPRMLDYHPQSIKVPYNHSNLDSDEVLYYVEGNFGSRKGIEVGSLTAHPQGIPHGPHPGTVEASLTATHTAELAVMCDTFRPLFPTKAAIDLDDAKYPASWQGEHFPGLSSGKVHLNGATVPAASAAAFPKEVHPVNVIKADVSSTEIPAPGGYGNGNGAASGTPKSASTSTANVWAP; this is encoded by the coding sequence ATGGCTTACTACACGAAACTCGGCCTTCTCCCGAAAAAGCGGCACGTGCAATTCCGCCGCCCCGACGGCGTGCTCTATTCCGAAGAACTGTTCGGCACCGAGGGCTTCACGGGCCCGACAAGCACGATGTATCACATCCACCCGCCGACGCAGGTTGCGGGGTGGAAGCATCTCTACTCCACAAAGCAGGAGTACCTCGAGCAGAATGTGATGCGGATGCGCCACGTGATGACCGGAGGGCAGAAATCGCCTCCGAAGGGAGACGCGGTGACGGGGCGAGTCGTGCTTTTCGGAAACACCGATTGCGAGATGGCGGTTTGTAATCCCGCGGAGCAGATGAACTATCACTTCAAGAATGCACAGGGCGACGAGTGCATTTTCATCCACTTCGGAACGGGTGTTGTCCACACGATGATGGGCACGCTGAAGTTTGGCCCCAAGGACTACATCATCATCCCCAAAGGGGTCATCTACAAGCTGACGTGGGACAAGCGCGATGCTTCGAAGATCGCGCAGGGCGAGCCGAGCCTTGAGAACACTCCGTTTGGCCGCATCCTTCTTATCGAAACCGCGAACGGATCGCACATCGGACCGCCCCGCCGGTACGTCGCGAAGGAGACGAGCCAGTTTCTCGAGCACGCGCCGTACTGCGAGCGCGATCTGCGGCTGCCGGAGATGCCGCTGACGTTTGATGAGAAGGGTGACTATCCCGTGCGCATCAAGGCGCGGGACATGGTGCACGAGTACATCTATCACTACCACCCGCTCGATGTCGTCGGCTGGGACGGCTGCTACTACCCGTACATCTTCAACATCGACGATTTCAGCCCGATCACCGGCAAGCTGCACATGCCGCCTCCGATTCATCAGACGTTTGAGGCGCACAACTTCGTCATCTGTTCGTTCTGTCCGCGGATGCTCGATTACCACCCGCAGTCGATCAAGGTTCCGTACAACCACAGCAATCTCGATTCGGACGAGGTGCTTTACTATGTGGAAGGGAATTTCGGCAGCCGCAAGGGGATCGAAGTTGGTTCTCTGACGGCGCACCCGCAGGGCATTCCGCACGGTCCGCATCCCGGGACGGTGGAGGCGTCGCTGACCGCAACGCACACGGCCGAACTCGCGGTGATGTGCGATACGTTCCGGCCGCTGTTCCCGACCAAGGCCGCCATTGACCTCGACGATGCCAAGTACCCGGCATCTTGGCAGGGCGAGCACTTCCCGGGGCTTTCGAGCGGGAAGGTGCATTTGAACGGCGCAACGGTTCCGGCGGCGTCCGCCGCGGCATTCCCGAAGGAAGTGCACCCCGTCAACGTGATCAAGGCGGATGTAAGCAGCACGGAGATTCCGGCGCCGGGGGGCTATGGAAACGGAAACGGCGCGGCAAGCGGAACACCGAAGAGTGCGTCGACTTCCACTGCAAACGTGTGGGCGCCGTAA